The nucleotide window AAGTCGCACTCGTAGCGCTCGCCGTTCGGGTCGACCGCGGCTTCGACGTGGCCGTCGTCGTCGACCTCGAAGTGGTCGACGCCGGAGCCGAACACCGGCTCGACGCCGCGCTCGCGCATCGCCTCGTGCATGATCTCCGCGCCCTCCTCCGAGAGCGCGTAGCGCCACCAGTTGTCGCCGCGCATGAGGTACTTCGCCTCGACGTCCTGCGCGCCGCAAATGGCCGCGAAGTCGATGCCGAGCAGGCCCGCTCCGACGATGACCGCCTTCTCGGCGTCCTCGACGCTCTCTTTGATCCGGCGGGCGTCTTGGAACGTCCAGAAGTGGTGGATTCCGTCGGCGTCAGCGTTTTCGACCGGGAGCTGTTGAGGCGTGCCGCCGATCGCGAGCAGCAGCGAGTCGTACTCGAACGTCTCGCCCTCGTGGGTGTGGACCGCGTCCTCGTCGATGTCGATGTCCACGACGACCGTGTTGAGCCGGAGGTCGACGTCGTGTTCGTCGTACCACTCCTCCTGGTGGATCGATATCGGGGCCTCGGGGAGTTTCCCCTTCGCGTACTCTTTGATCAGAATCCGGTTGTAGAGGGACTCACCCTCGTCCGTGAGAACCGTGATATCGGCGTCGGGCGCTTCCTCGCGGAGCGTCTCGGCCGCGGACGCGCCCGCGATACCGTCACCGATGATCACGTACGAATCGCTCATGTCTCGGCGTTCGGATTCATGCCTAATGTGGGTTGTCATCCGCGTCCGCACCCGTGCGAACGAGACTCACGACCGCCGGGAAACGCGTACAGAGACCCTTCTCCCGCCGGACGCGCGTCGGCGAGCGGTCGGCCGCACCACCCGTCGGTAGGCGTCGTCGCCGGTCAGTGGTCCGCGCCGGCCGGCTCCCCGGGGAAGTCCTTCTCGCCGGCCCGGATCGGGACGTCGAGCCAGTTCTCGCCCGGCACGAGCGGGCACTCGTAGGCGTGGTTGTACGCGCACGTGGGGTTGTACGCGACGTTGAAGTCCACCACCCACTCGCCGTCGACGCGGTCGCGATCGGGCTCCAGATCGAGGTACCGCCCCGCGCCGTAGGTCTCCTCGCCGCTGGTCGCGTCGCGGAACGGCACCCACAGGCGGTCCTCGTCGCCGGCCGGGCGGTACGCCTGAAGCGTCACCGACTCGCCGTCGACCGCGAAGCGGAACTCGCCCCACCGGCGGTACGTCTGCTCGCCGCCCGCCGTCGTCTCGACGGTCACCGTCTCGGTCTCGTCGTGTTCGTGAAGCGGGAGGACGAACCGGTACGCCGGGTCCGGCTCGAAGTAGTCGAGCCCCGGGAACGCGTCGCCCCGCATCGAGACGGGCAGCGGCGACCGCGCCGACTCGCGGAACTGTTTCGCCTTCGCCTCCCGCCGCGCCTCGACCTGCGCCGCCCAGTCGTCGTCTCTCTCGCTCGCGGCCATGTCCACGTCGACGTTGTTCGCTCGGCGAAATAACACTTCTGCGGCGCGGTCGCCGACGCGCACGATCACGTCTCGGACGCCACAGATTCAAGAGCGTCCCGACCCAATCGAGCGTATGAAAATCCGGCAGAACATCCGTCACTGGGCCGCGAAGAAGGCGTTGACCACGCCGGTCGTCGGCGACGTCGCCAACGACAAGCTCGTCGACCTCCACACGAGTATCTTCCTCAACAAGGCCGACGAGGACCGCCGCGAGGAGCGCCGCGACCACCTCGACAGCTTCTTCGACGCGACGATGGACACGTACGTCGCCGCCTTAGAGGCGGGCTTCCCGGAGGCGGAGGCCCGCGAGATCACCCACGTCCAGGCGAACTTCGACTTCTTCAACCACGGCTGGACGGAGATGATGGAGATCCCGGGCGACGAGCTGGAGGCCCACTACCGCCGGTACGAGGAGTTCTTCTCCGAGTACGGGATCACGATCGACGACCCGCTGGGCGAGTTCTGTCCGGCCGGGGGCGTCGTCGAGGCACCCGAGACGCCCGAGAAGCTCGACGAACCCGAGTACGAGAACGCGCTGGCCGGCTTCGCCGACGACGTGTACGTCGAGACCGACGAGGGCGAGACCGTCGTCGGCGGCGACACGGAGGAGCCGGACGAGGTCGACGCCGCGACCGCGCCCGGACTCGACGAGGACGAGGCGAGCGCCTGACCCGACCGACCGCCGCCCGTTTCCCTCCTCTCCTTCCCTCTCTCCTTCCCCCCTCTCCCGACTCTCGGAGTCCGAGACCGACCCGGCGCTCCCGGTGACGTTTATAACCCGCCGGAGACACAGACGCCCATGAACCGCGGGCAATCGTTCCTCCTGCTTCTGATGGGCGCGGTCGCGCTCCTGACGCTCTTCGTCATCCTCCCGTTTATCGAGTACGTGATCGCCTCGGCGATCCTCGCGTTCGTCCTCTACCCGTTCCACCGGCGGCTGACCCGCCGGCTCCAAACGCGGGTCTCGAAGCGGTTCGGCGAGATGCTCTCGGCGCTGACGCTCATCCTCTCTGCTATCGTCGCCGTGATCCTCCCGCTCGCGTACATCACGTGGGTGTTCGTCCGCGATCTCACCGCGATCGCCGCCGGCGACACGACGATCGACGTGGCGGCGATCGAAGCCGAGATCGCGGCGCTGACCGGGCAGAACCCGGAGATCGGTGAGACACTCCAGACCGTCGGGCAGCAGCTCGCCCAAACGCTGTTCGGCGGCTTCAGCGGTATCCTCACGACGGCGGTCCGCGCCTCGGTCGGGCTGTCGCTCGCGCTGTTTTTAGTCTACTACGCGCTCATCGACGGCCCGGCGTTCGTCAAGTGGATCCGCGCGGCGAGCCCGCTGCCGTCGGACGTCACCGCCGACCTCGTCGAGCGCGTCAACGTGATGACGCGCGGCGTCGTCATCGGGCACATCGTCGTCGCGCTGCTTCAGGCCTTCATCGCCGGGCTGGGGCTGTGGGCTACGGGGATCCCCAACGTGGTGTTCTGGACGTTCGTGATGGCCGTGCTGGCGCTGCTCCCGCTCATCGGCGCGTTCTTCGTGTGGGGACCGGCGGCCGCGTACCTCGTGATCGTCGACCAGGTGACCGCCGGCGTGTTCCTCGCCGTCTACGGCGTCGCGGTGATCGCGATGGTCGACAACTACGCCCGCCCGCTCGTCATCGACCAGCAGGCGCATCTCAATCCCGCGATCATCCTGCTCGGCGTGTTCGGCGGCATCTACTCGGTCGGGTTCACCGGCCTCTTCGTCGGTCCCATCGTGATCGGCGTGCTCGCGGCCACGCTGGAGACGTTCCGCGAGGACTACGACGCAATCTGAGACCGGACCCGGCGTGGGGGTTTACTTCAACGCCCGCCGTACTTCGGCCATGGCAACGACCGCGACCTCCCGGCTACCGGACCGACGCGACGCCCTCCTCATCGCCGCCGCGGCGGTCGGGGTCAACCTGATCGGCGCGCTCGGCGTCCCGTTCACGACCGCCCGGAGCGCCTGGTTCGCGTCGCTCGAACTCCCGGCGTTCTACCCGCCGAGCTGGGCGTTCGGCGTCGTCTGGCCGATCCTGTACGCGCTGCTCGGCGCGGCGGCCGCGCTCGTGTACCTCGCCGGCCGCGACGGCGCGGCGTCGGCGCGGTGGGTGCGGACCGCGCTCGCGCTGTTCGGCGTTCAGCTCGTCGTCAACGTCGCGTGGTCGCCGGTGTTCTGGGGGCTCGAACGCGCCGACCTCGGTCTCGTCGTCCTCGTCGCCCTCCTTCCCTTGGTCGTCGCGACGATAGTCGCCTTCGATCGCGTCGACCGGCGGGCCGCGGCGCTCGTCGTCCCGTACCTCGCGTGGGTCTGTTTCGCGACCGCGCTCAACTACGCCATCTGGGCGCTCAACTAGCGCGGATCCTCGCTTCCCGTCCCATCCGCGTCGACCGCCGGCGGGCCGCGTTCCAGTCGCTCGGCGACGAACCGACGCTCGGCGCGGCTCAGTTCCGCGTCCGTCTCGCGGAACGCCGCCATTCCGTCGCGATATCGCTCGGGGTCGACGCGGGCGGGCGTCGCGGCCGGCCGCGCCAGTTCCAGTTCGGCGAGTCCGGTCCGCTCGCCGGTGTATCCGAAGCCGCACTTGTGGCACGCCTCGTAGGCGAACGGGTTGTTCACGGCGATCTTTACTCGGTCAAACCCGTCGGCGGCCAGATCGGCGACCGTCTCGTCGATCAGCCGCGGCCCGATTCCCTCGCCGCGCCGAGCGGCATGGACCGTGACGTACCGGAGCCGGCAGCAGTCGGGGTCGGTCCGGTCGGGCGAGAAGGAGACGGCCGCGATCACGTCCGTCTCGAACGCTTCGGGATCGACCGTGTCCGGCAGCGACTCGCTCGGCGTCCAATCGGGCGCGGCCGGGCCCCTGTCCGGCGTCCGGATCACCGACTTGCCCGGCGCGCCGACGACGAACTTCCCGGCGTACGCGAACGCCCGGTAGTCGAGCCGCAGGGTCGCGCCCTCGCCGGGGCGACACACGAGCGCGTACTCCATGGCCGTCGTACGGGGGCGAGCCCCTAAACGGGGTCGGTGGCCCTTTGTCCGTCGCGGGACTCCTTCCGCCCATGTACGGACTCGGCGACGTGGCGTTCTTCGACCGCGTGGCCCCGCTGTACGACCTCGCGATGCCGCCGGCGGACGGCGCGGCGCTGGCCGCCGGCCTCGACCACGCGACGCGTCCGATCGAGCGCCTCCTCGACGTCGGCGGGGGGTCGGGACGGGCGGCGGCCGCGCTGACCGGCCCGGAGATCACGGTCGTCGACGCCTCCGTCGAGATGCTCTCGCGGGCGCGTCGCGTCCGCGGGCTCGACGGTCTCGCAGCCGACGCGGGGCGGCTGCCGTTCCGAGACGCGAGCGTCGACGCGGTGACCGTCGTCGACGCGTTCCACCACCTGCCGGACCACGAGGCCGCGCTCGCGGAGGCGGCCCGCGTACTCGCGCCCGGCGGCGCGCTCGTCGTCCGCGAGTTCGACCCCGACCATCCGCTGGGGCGACTCCTCGTCGCCGGCGAACACGCGATCGGCATGGACTCGCGGTTCCTGACTCCGGACGACCTCGCGGCCGCGATGGACGCCGTCGGCCTCGATCCCCGCATCGTCGACCGCGGATTCGGCTACACGGTCGCCGGGGTTCGGCGGTGACCGGTCGGTACAGCGGGAGAAACGACCGATCTGTGGTACCGTGGCGCGTGCCTGCGAGCGGTCGCCACCGGCGACCGCGAAGCAGCACCGCGCGAGGGAGTCGGTCGCCGAAGCGAAGCGGAGGCGACCGACGAGGCTGGGGAGGCGTGAGGCTGTGCGGGGCGGGACTCGAAGGGGCAGCCGGGAGGCCGGCAGAGGGGACGTAAGCACCGCAGCGAAGGAGCGAGTGAAACGAGCGACTGAGCGAGGAGCACAGCGAGCGTCTGCCGGCCTCCCGGCTGGGGCTTCGGCGGTCTCAGTCGGAACGTCGGTGGCGACTATATCGTAGCGAACGGCTGGACCTTCGCCGGTAGTCGTGTCGATCAGCAGTTCATAAATCCCACTTGAACGACCGGCCGCTTAACTCGTTCTCGCGTCCGAGCGGACAGTTCCAACGGCGTCTCCAAATACGAAAGTCGGCCTCGGTGAATTCGACCGTCCGCCTCAGTCCTGCGTTCGACCCTGCGGCTCCGCACCGCGAGTCGGGTCCGCCGAACTCTCCTCGTGACCGTCGCCATGATCGTGATCGTGGTCGCCGTGGTCGTGGGCGTCGTTCGCCCCCGTCTCACCGAGCACCTCGGCCCCCTCGCCGTCGATCATGTCCATGTTCTTCAGGTTGTCGCGCTCCTCGAAGTCCTCGACGGCCGCCATCACGTCCTCCTGCGTGATCGTCATCCGGTCCTCCGTGAGCGCGCCGAGGACGGCCTCCCGGAGCACCATGCGGAGGTCAGAGCCGGTGAGTCCGCTCGTCCGGTCGGCGACCTCCTCGGGGTCGAAGTCGGCGATCTTCATCTCCTTCGTCACCACGCGGAGGATGTCGGCGCGCATGTCTCGGTCCGGCTTGGGGAAGTTGACGATCTCGTCGAACCGCCGCCACGCGGCGGCGTCGAGCTGGTCCGGGTGGTTCGTCGCGCCGATGAGGAGCACCTCGTCGCGGACCAAAGACACCTCGTCGATCGACTTCAGCAGGGTGTTGACCGCGCGTTTCAGCGCCGCGTGTTCGTCCGAGCGGCGGGTCTTCGCCACCGAGTCGAACTCGTCGATGAAGAGGATGCACGGCGAGAGCCGCTTGGCGACCTCGAAGCTCTTCTCGACGTTCTTCGACGTCTCGCCGAGGTACTGGCTCGTGATCATCGAGAGTTTGACCTCGACGAACGGGAGCCCGAGCTCGTGAGCGAGCGCGCGCGACACGGTCGTCTTCCCGGTGCCCGGCGGGCCGACGAACAGCAGCTTCCCGATCTCGCGGAGACCGATCTCCGCGAGGTACTCGCGGTGTTCGATCGCCTTGACGATCTTCTGGATCTCGCCCTCCTGATCGCCGGTCAACACGAGGTCGGCCAGCGTCGTCTCGATCTCCTCGGGCGCGCGGACGTTGACCAGATCGAGCATCTCCGCGTCCTCGTCCTCGTCGAAGTACTCGCCGAGGAGCGCGTCGATCCAGACGCGGTCGGCCTGAATGGGTCGGACGTCGGCTCTGGCCTCCTCGTGGCTCACGGGAGCCGTCAGCTCGTCCGCGGCCTCCAGCGCGGCGACGATCGTCGGGTTCCCGGCGATCCGGTCGTCGTCCGCGCGGTCGCGGTACCACTCCAAGCCCATCGCCGGCTGGGTCAGCGAGATCTCGCCGGAGAACTCCGTGCGTTGGGTGAAGAGGAGGTCGGAGACCGCCTCCCACGGCCGTTCGACCCCCGTCGCGGTACGGGTGGTCTCGTCGGTCGCCTTCAGCGGCCGCTCCACGCCGCCGGGGGCGTCCTCGGCGGCGTCGGCCGACCAGAACACCTGCCGGAAGCGGGGCGGCAGGTCGTTCTCGTCGAGGTCGCGGTCCTGCGTGTAGAAGTGCGTCGTCAACACGAACTCGACGACGTCGAGCGCCGGGTTACTCATCCGCGCGAAGTAGCGCCGGGACGCGGTTAAGAGCGTCGAAGCGCCGGCGGCTCATCGGCGTGACGGCGGAGTCGCGCGCGGGCCCCGCGACAGACGTGGCCGACCGATCGCCGTATCGAACCCTTATTAGCCCTGGTCCGCGACGTAACGCGCATGAGTTCCGAAGACGCGACCGCGTCGGGCGACCCCGCCGGCGACGGCGCGGCAGAGACCGGCGACACGGGCGACACGGACCACGAGAACGCGCTTCAGGACGTTATCGCCGTCGACCCCGACGACGTCGCGCAGGGCACGGTGAACCGGCTCGACGCGCATACGGGCGACGGGATCCGTCACCGCGCGTTCACCTGCCTCGTCTTCGACCGGGACGGCCGGATCCTGCTGGCCCAGCGCGCGCCCGACAAGCGCCTGTGGGACGGTCACTGGGACGGCACGGTCGCCTCTCACCCGGTCGAGGGGCAGTCGCAGGAGGACGCCACCGAGCAGCGCCTCGAAGAGGAGCTCGGCATCTCGCCCGACCAGTACGACGACCTCCGGGTGACGGACAAGTTCGAGTACAAGCGCTACTACCCCAACGAGGGCGTCGAGTGGGAGGTCTGTGCGGTGCTGAAGGTCACCCTCGACGACACCGGCTTGGACCCCGACGACGACGAGATCGGCGGCATGCTGTGGGCCGACTACGACCACCTCCACGAGAACCCGGCGCTGTACCGGCAGCTCCGGCTCTGCCCGTGGTTCGAGATCGCGATGCGGCGCGACTTCGCCTGAGCGGCCGGCCGGTTGCGGCCCGAAACGGCGACTTGAAGGCGCTCCCGCGACGCGATCCGGTATGACCGTCGTCGCCCTGCTGGCGAACCCGCCCCGCGAGGGGCTCGTCGGAACCGCGCTCGCCGAGTCGACGCCGCTGTCGCCCGCCGAGGCGGCCGACCTCTACGAGGCGCAGTTCCGCGACGCCGTCCTCGCGGTCGAGCGCTCCGGCGGCGAACTCCTCGTCAACTACCCCGCCGAGGACGAACTCCCTGCCGAGTACCAGACCGAGACGAGCGCGGAGGCGGAGCTGCGGACGCTCGTCGCGGACACCCTCGGCGGCACCGACGGCGTCCGCTTCGAGCGACAGGTCGGGTCCTCGTTCGGCGCGCGCGCCGGCAACACCGTCACGCACCTGCTCCGCGAGGAGGGCGCGGACTCGGTCGCGGTCGTCACGCCGACCGCGCCGCTGCTCTCGCGGACGCTCGTCGACTCGGCGGCGATGAAGCTGCGGACGACCGAGGTCGTGATCGGGCCGTCGACGGACGGGCGGGCGTACTACGCCGGCTTCACCGAACCGATCGACTTCGACGGGGCGTTCGAAGCCCCCGCGCTGCCGACGCTCGCCGAGCGCGGCCGCGACGCCGACCGCTCGGTGGACTTCGTGGAGCCGTCGCCCTCGCTGGAGACCGGGGAAGACCTTCTCGACGTGGTGCCGATGCTCCGGGCGCGGTTCGCCGCCGAGCGCGTGGTCCCCGATTACGCCGCGGCGTTCGTCCACCAACACGGCCTCGACGTCGTCGTCGAGGACGGCGAGCAGCGGTTGGTGCGGGACTGAGTCGGCTCCCGGCGGTGCGGTCGCGTTCGTCGGATCCGACACGACTTAGTCGGCCGACGCCGAGCAGTCACGTGTGGTGGGATGGCAGAGTGGCCCATTGCGCCTGCCTTGAAAGCAGGTAGCCTCACGGCTTCCTGGGTTCGAATCCCAGTCCCACCGTGACGCGTCGGGTGCCACCGCGCGCCGCGCGCGACTCGTGCGGGATTTGAATCAGAGAGAGACCGATCCGCCGCGAAACCGTATATGGTTACTTGTCGTTCTCGTCAGTCGATCATAATTACCGTTGTGCTCCGTTCTTCTGGCCCCGGAACCGCAACGACACCGCTAGTCGGCTGAAACCCCCGATAACACTCACGTCTGGTGTCGCGTGGTACCACGTGGCGCATTATCTTTAACAGGTTTCCTGTACATAATAGAAACAGGTGATACAACGATGAGCTACGAACTCGATCCTCTTCCGTACGATTACGACGCGCTGGAACCGCACATCTCCGAGCAGGTGCTCGAATGGCATCACGACACCCATCATCAGGGGTACGTCAACGGCTGGAACTCGGCCGAAGAGACGCTCGAAGAGAACCGTGAGTCCCACGACTTCTCTTCGTCCGGCGGAGCCATCCGCAACGTGACCCACAACTCCTCGGGACACATCCTCCACGACCTGTTCTGGCAGAACATGTCGCCGGAGGGCGGCGACGAGCCCGAGGGCGCGCTCGCGGACCGCATCGCCGAGGACTTCGGCTCGTACGAGGCCTGGAAGGGCGAGTTCGAAGCCGCAGCGGGCAATGCGAGCGGCTGGGCGCTTCTGGTGTACGACACGTTCTCGAACCAGCTTCGCAACGTCGTGGTCGACAAACACGACCAGGGCGCTATCTGGGGCGGTCACCCGATTCTCGCGCTGGACGTCTGGGAGCACTCCTACTACCACGACTACGGTCCGGCTCGCGGCGAGTTCGTCGACAACTTCTTCGAGGTCGTCGACTGGAACGAGCCGTCCACGCGGTACGAGCAGGCCGTCGAGCTGTTCGAGTAAGCGCGTCTCCGGACGCGTTACGCGCGTCGAGATCCGCATTTTTTCGTGACGCTTGCCGGGTAGTCGCGACTGTAGAAGTCGCTGACCGACACGAACCGCTGCGAAGCCTCGGCCGCTCGGCTGTACGACTCTGTTTCTGTTTGTAGATAGTCGACCGACACGAGCCACTTCGAAGCCCCAGCCGCGAGGACTCGCGCGGCTCGCTGCGCTCCTCGCTCGCTCACTTCGTTCGCTCCCTGCGGTCCTTACGTCGCCTGCGGCCTCCTCGCGGCTGCCCCTTCGAGTCCCACCCCGCACAGCACCTCTTACCTCCCCAGCCTCGTCAGTCGCCTCCGCGTTGCTCCGGCGACTGACTCCCTCGCGCGGCGCTCCTCGCGCCCTGCGGGGCGCTCGGAGGCGCGCGCCACCGCATCGGATCGAGTCGCTATCGGCAGCGTTTACGGACGCGGTCGCGTATCGCCGCCCATGCCCGAACCGAAGTCGGCGTTCGACGCCACCTACCCGTGCGACTTCTACGAGCCGGCCGAGCTGTTCGAACCGGACCAGATGTACACCATCCCCGAGATCGGCCGCCTGCTTCAGGGGCTCGAACCGGACACCGAGGTCGACCCCGACACCGAGGCGGTGCTAGTCGACTGGGCGGTGCCGTGGGTGATGGTCCACGCCGAGGACATGGTCGTCGCCGAGCCGCTGTCGGAGGACGGCCCGGGGTACTACGGGCTGGCGACCGAGGCGGGGGCGGAGCAGGGGACCGATCCCGACGCCGACGAGTCCGCGTGAGCGGGGAGCCGTCCGACTCGCCGGTGTACCTCGTCGCCGGCGGGTCCCGCGTCGACGCCGGGAAGACCACCTTCTCGGCTGGGCTGGTCACGCACCTCGCCGAGCGCGCGGGCGACGCGGTCGGCGTCAAACCCCGCGCGGGCAACGACTTCTGGTTCGACCACGACGACTACCGGATCGCGACCGACTCGGGCCGCCTCTACGGCAAGGACGCGCGAAAACTGGCGGCCGCGAGCACCCGCACGCTCGCGACCGTCGACGATCCGTCGTCGTCGCCCTCGGCAGTCGCGCCCGAGTCGATCAACCCCGTCCACCGGCTCTGGCGGCCGACGCCGGGGCGGACCGGGATGCTCGGCGACGCGGACCGCACCTTCCTCTGTGACCGCGTGACGACCGACTCCGGGACGCGGTTCGTCGTCAACGCCGCCGCCGAGGCGGCGGGGCTGCTCCCCGACGCGCTCACCGAGCGGCTCCCCCTCGACGACGCGACCCGCGTGCGCGACATCCCGGCGTTCAACGACGTGATGGCCGAGGCGCACCTCCCCGCGATCGAACGCCTCGCGGCGCGCGTCGCGCGGACGCCGGTCCCCGTCGTCGTCGAGTCGTACGCCGACGTGGCGGGGACGCTCCCGCGCGACGGGCCGGTCGCGCCCGATGCCGTCGCGGTCGTCGACCCCGGCCGCGCTCGGATCTACGCGGGCGACCGGTACGCGAAGGCCCGCGCGGTCGCCGCCGGCAGCCCGCGCGAGGGGAGCCGCGAGGAACACGTCGACGCCGTGACGGAGATGATCGAACCGGTCGCGACCGCCTCGCTCCCAGCGCTGTCCGGCGAGGTTCGAGGGGATCCCGACCGCGTCGCGTCTCGGTACGAATCGGCGTACGAGGCGCTCGTCGGTGCGGTCGAGGACTGAAAAAATCGGCGCGGTCGGCCCGCGCTCAGGCGTTCCGCTTCGTGTAGTGGTCCAGCGCGGACTCGATCGACGAGAGGTCGGCGGTCACCCGGCTGTCGGCGACGCGCATGAATCCGGGCGTGTACGACGACGAGTAGTCGAAGATGCGGTTGACGGCGCGCTTGGGAGCGGAGACCTCGGCGTAGTCGGTCACCGTGTACACCCGTCTGGCGGGGAACGCCGTCCAGAACGACCCGCTGGTCCACCGGTCGTCGTCCTCAAAGGTCGTGCCGATCCGACCCGTGGCGATGTACTCGTCGTCGGTGTAGAACAAGACGAGGTCCCCTTCGCTCATCTTCTCGAACGTCGATCCGTTGCCGCTGTCGTCGTCGACCGCCCACAGGCGGGCCTCGTCGAGGTCCGCGAGGGCGTCCGGTCGGTCCGGGTACTCGGTGAGATCCACCGCGGACCGGACCGTTCGGTCGAAGTTCTCCGGGTCGATCGGGACCAGGAAGACGTTCTCGCTCATTACCCTCCGTTTCGCCGGGAGGGGTTTAAACTCGTTCGTTGCGCTGTCAGGTCACGCCTCGGCGTCGACGTACAGGCGGTCCATCTTCGCCGCCATCACGAAGTCGGCGCGGGTGAGCCCGCCAACCTCGTGGCTCCAGATCTCGACCCCGACCTCGCCCCACGACAGCGCGATGTCGGGGTGGTGCCACTCCCGTTCGGCGAGTTCGCCGATCTCGTTCGTGAACGCCAGCGCGGTCTCGAAGTCGGGGAACTCGTAGCTCGCCTCCAAGTGGTGGTCGTCGACGACCTCCCACGCGTCGCCGAGTTCGGCGAAGTGTTCGGCGTACTCGTCGCCTTCGAGCGGCTCCGCGTCGTCGCCGGCCGGCTCGACCGGCTCGTCCGCGAGCGGTGAGGACATACCCCACGTTGGGCGACGAGCGGTTTGTACCTTCGGTAGACGGGGACGCCGCCGTAGCGACCGGCGGCCGGAGTCACCGGAACCGAGAGACCACGCCGCGAACGGCCCGTCGCAGTCGAGCGAGGCGACGGGCGTCGCGGTCGTTTCCACCCCGGTCGTCGCCGTCCGTTCCCGTCGCGCCCGGCTCCGAGAGCTCCCAGCCCGCCTTCTCGGCGGCCTCGTCGATCGGCAGGAACTCGTAGCCGGTCTCGGTCGCGACGCGCTCGTCGGCGCGCGTCGTGCCGACGAACACGCACCGCGGGGCGGCGCTCTCCTCGCGAACGTCCGCGAGCGTGCCCCACTTGTCCCAGTTCGCGAGCGCGTAGTCGTTGTCGACGCCGTGGCGGCGGGCGAACGCCGCGACCTCGTCGGCCTCGTTCGCGACGATCCCGACGTGGCGGCTCCACTGCCGCGCGTCGGCGAACGCCGCGGCCGGATCGGCGAGCGACCGCGCGGCACCGAGCGAGAAGACGAGCGTCACGTCGCCGTCGCCGGGCGTCGTCGCGTCGATTCCCATCTCGACCGGACCCAGACGACGAGCGGCCTAAACGCTGTGGGGAGGCTTATGCCCGGCCGACCCGTCGACCCCGACGATGGAGTTCGAATCCACTTTCGGCACGGCCGCGCCGCTGCTCGGGATGGTCCACCTCCCGCCGCTGCCGGGCGCGCCCCGAGCGCCCGATGACGGCCGGCGGGCGATGGCTGCCGCGGTCGACCGGGCGACGAGCGACGCGCGGGCCCTCGACCGCGGCGGCGTCGACGGGATCGTGATCGAGAACTTCGGCGACGCGCCCTTCTACCCCGACGAGGTCCCGCCCCACGTCGTCGCGGCCGTGACGCGCGCCGCGACCGCCGTCGCCGCGGAGACTGACCTTCCACTCGGGATCAACATCCTCCGCAACGACGCCGAGGCCGCGCTGTCCGTCGCCGCCGCGGTCGACGCCGACTTCGTCCGCGTGAACGTCCACACCGGTGCTCGCGTCACCGATCAGGGGATCGTTCAGGGGCGCGCCCACGAGACGCTCCGCCTGCGCGACCGCCTCGGCGTCGACGTCGGCGTCTTCGCCGACACCGACGTGAAACACTCCGCGCCGCTGACCCCGGAAGGGTACACCGCCGAGTCGTTCGCCGACACTGCCGAGCGCGGCCTCGCCGACGCCGTGATCGCCTCCGGATCCGGGACCGGCGAGGCGGTCGATCGTGACGCCCTCGACGCGGTCGTCGCCGAACGCGAGCGTCACGGCCTCGACACGCCGGTCCTCGTCGGCAGCGGCGTCACGTCGGAGACGGTCGGCGACCTGCTCGGCGTCGCCGACGGCGCGATAGTCGGAACCGCGCTCAAGCGGGGCGGCGAGACGACCGCGCCGGTCGACGCGGACCGCGTCGCGGACCTCGTCGCGGCCGCCGACGCAGTTCGGTGACGTCGCCCGGCCTCGTCGCTCTCGTCGGATCCCGTCGCTCTCGTTC belongs to Halorubrum sp. DM2 and includes:
- a CDS encoding ATP-binding protein gives rise to the protein MSNPALDVVEFVLTTHFYTQDRDLDENDLPPRFRQVFWSADAAEDAPGGVERPLKATDETTRTATGVERPWEAVSDLLFTQRTEFSGEISLTQPAMGLEWYRDRADDDRIAGNPTIVAALEAADELTAPVSHEEARADVRPIQADRVWIDALLGEYFDEDEDAEMLDLVNVRAPEEIETTLADLVLTGDQEGEIQKIVKAIEHREYLAEIGLREIGKLLFVGPPGTGKTTVSRALAHELGLPFVEVKLSMITSQYLGETSKNVEKSFEVAKRLSPCILFIDEFDSVAKTRRSDEHAALKRAVNTLLKSIDEVSLVRDEVLLIGATNHPDQLDAAAWRRFDEIVNFPKPDRDMRADILRVVTKEMKIADFDPEEVADRTSGLTGSDLRMVLREAVLGALTEDRMTITQEDVMAAVEDFEERDNLKNMDMIDGEGAEVLGETGANDAHDHGDHDHDHGDGHEESSADPTRGAEPQGRTQD
- a CDS encoding DUF2064 domain-containing protein, producing MTVVALLANPPREGLVGTALAESTPLSPAEAADLYEAQFRDAVLAVERSGGELLVNYPAEDELPAEYQTETSAEAELRTLVADTLGGTDGVRFERQVGSSFGARAGNTVTHLLREEGADSVAVVTPTAPLLSRTLVDSAAMKLRTTEVVIGPSTDGRAYYAGFTEPIDFDGAFEAPALPTLAERGRDADRSVDFVEPSPSLETGEDLLDVVPMLRARFAAERVVPDYAAAFVHQHGLDVVVEDGEQRLVRD
- a CDS encoding BtpA/SgcQ family protein, with amino-acid sequence MEFESTFGTAAPLLGMVHLPPLPGAPRAPDDGRRAMAAAVDRATSDARALDRGGVDGIVIENFGDAPFYPDEVPPHVVAAVTRAATAVAAETDLPLGINILRNDAEAALSVAAAVDADFVRVNVHTGARVTDQGIVQGRAHETLRLRDRLGVDVGVFADTDVKHSAPLTPEGYTAESFADTAERGLADAVIASGSGTGEAVDRDALDAVVAERERHGLDTPVLVGSGVTSETVGDLLGVADGAIVGTALKRGGETTAPVDADRVADLVAAADAVR
- the sod gene encoding superoxide dismutase, with the protein product MSYELDPLPYDYDALEPHISEQVLEWHHDTHHQGYVNGWNSAEETLEENRESHDFSSSGGAIRNVTHNSSGHILHDLFWQNMSPEGGDEPEGALADRIAEDFGSYEAWKGEFEAAAGNASGWALLVYDTFSNQLRNVVVDKHDQGAIWGGHPILALDVWEHSYYHDYGPARGEFVDNFFEVVDWNEPSTRYEQAVELFE
- a CDS encoding DUF5827 family protein, whose product is MPEPKSAFDATYPCDFYEPAELFEPDQMYTIPEIGRLLQGLEPDTEVDPDTEAVLVDWAVPWVMVHAEDMVVAEPLSEDGPGYYGLATEAGAEQGTDPDADESA
- a CDS encoding ATPase; the encoded protein is MSGEPSDSPVYLVAGGSRVDAGKTTFSAGLVTHLAERAGDAVGVKPRAGNDFWFDHDDYRIATDSGRLYGKDARKLAAASTRTLATVDDPSSSPSAVAPESINPVHRLWRPTPGRTGMLGDADRTFLCDRVTTDSGTRFVVNAAAEAAGLLPDALTERLPLDDATRVRDIPAFNDVMAEAHLPAIERLAARVARTPVPVVVESYADVAGTLPRDGPVAPDAVAVVDPGRARIYAGDRYAKARAVAAGSPREGSREEHVDAVTEMIEPVATASLPALSGEVRGDPDRVASRYESAYEALVGAVED
- a CDS encoding 4a-hydroxytetrahydrobiopterin dehydratase, with protein sequence MSSPLADEPVEPAGDDAEPLEGDEYAEHFAELGDAWEVVDDHHLEASYEFPDFETALAFTNEIGELAEREWHHPDIALSWGEVGVEIWSHEVGGLTRADFVMAAKMDRLYVDAEA
- the idi gene encoding isopentenyl-diphosphate Delta-isomerase, translating into MSSEDATASGDPAGDGAAETGDTGDTDHENALQDVIAVDPDDVAQGTVNRLDAHTGDGIRHRAFTCLVFDRDGRILLAQRAPDKRLWDGHWDGTVASHPVEGQSQEDATEQRLEEELGISPDQYDDLRVTDKFEYKRYYPNEGVEWEVCAVLKVTLDDTGLDPDDDEIGGMLWADYDHLHENPALYRQLRLCPWFEIAMRRDFA